Genomic window (Nicotiana sylvestris chromosome 7, ASM39365v2, whole genome shotgun sequence):
AGGGTCACATGAAGAGGACTTGCcccagacttcggggcaaggTAGTACAGTAGGGTCAATAGCCTATGATGTCAGCACTGGTTGCTCAGCCTCTCAAAGGTGGGGGACAGGCGGGTAGAGGCCGTCCTAGAGGTGAAGGCCAGGCAAGGAGGGGTCAGTCAGCTactgctcagtcaggtggaggccagccaaccgATACTCCAACCAGATTCTATGCCCTTTCAGCTAGGCTAGATGCATTGGCCTTAGAtgccgtcatcacaggtattatttctgtCTGTGGTAGAGATGCTTTGGTattgtttgatccagggtccacctattcatatgtattatCTTTGTTTTCTGGTTTCGTAGTTATTATTCCTGTGCCTTTGGGCActcctgttcatgtgtccactcctatgggcgattctgtggttgtggatcaaatctaccggtcatgtgtggtcacattctgtggtttcgagactagaggGGATCTTTTGATGTTTGACATGATCGACTTTgagatcatcctgggcatggattggttatctccatatcacgcctTCCTAGATTGCTATGCTAAGACTGTTACATTAGCAATGCCAGGGTTGCCAAGGTTGGAATGGAAGG
Coding sequences:
- the LOC138872763 gene encoding uncharacterized protein, with amino-acid sequence MSALVAQPLKGGGQAGRGRPRGEGQARRGQSATAQSGGGQPTDTPTRFYALSARLDALALDAVITGIISVCGRDALVLFDPGSTYSYVLSLFSGFVVIIPVPLGTPVHVSTPMGDSVVVDQIYRSCVVTFCGFETRGDLLMFDMIDFEIILGMDWLSPYHAFLDCYAKTVTLAMPGLPRLEWKGSTIDTSSRVISFLKARHMV